The following DNA comes from Naumovozyma castellii chromosome 4, complete genome.
GCAGTCGTTGTTTCTGTACCAAAACGCTCTTCACCTGAGGAATATGCCCCCGAACTTGTAGTTGAGCCAAaagatttctttcttgtAGCGTCGCCTGATGGAGCAGTTGTAGTATACGAAGTTGCATTTGCAGCTTGGCCTTCTTTGAATCCATAAGTTGGTTTTGAAGGATCAACTAAACTGGGTGAATTACCTATGGTTTGAGAATAAATACCAGCACCAGATGAACCCAAATTATAAGCACCGCCATCATTGGCAGTGTGCCCCGTGGCAGTTTGTTGTGTCTCTGGTGGTTCAGACCGTGTAAATTGCTCTCTCTTCATCTTGTCCATTCCAGTTCCACGTCCCTTTGACTCTAATAGCGGCTGCTGTTGACCGGACGATTCAGCCCTGGGGCTAGAATATCTTGAATCATTGTCATGAACTCCTTGACCTTcaaatattgttctttGGGTGTCTGCAATAGATTCACCCTCATATTGATTTCTGCTGAACCCATTGCTGGCAACATTTGATGGGGCATTATCATTGGGTGCCCACTCATACGTGTTAATAGATTTCTTGTTATGTACTTCAGTATTAGGTCTGTGTTGTGGTTCAGACTTGATAGTTGATACTTGTGCaccatttgaagaagaggtGGCAAATTTGGGAAGACCATTATTCACTTGCTTGTTAACCCCATCGATATCATTGTAAGTTCCAATATCGTCATCAAAATATGTGGGCTCTTCTTTAGCTTCTTTCCTTAAAAGCGGAGCAGTTAATTGAGAATTATCAACATCGGCAGCATAGCTACCAGGGATGGCTTGACTAACATCTGAAGTGCCGACTTTTCCTACCTCGGTGGGAATATCCTTAGTAATTTCATAATTAAAGCGTTTATCCATACCTTCATTTTGATCTTGCTCGTGGGAACCTTTTGTTTTAGTTGATGACATATTTAACACACCACCAATAGCAGCAATGCCTGCACTGATACCTCCAGCAATCCCCGTAGACTTATTGGAAGAGTATGCGCTATCTTTGTCAATTCCTTCAGATGTATTTCTTTGGCTTTGTTGAAATTCCTTAGATTTGTCATAATCAAAACTCGAAGCAGCTCCCTCGTTCACATCTGTTCTAATAGGTTCAACATTGTGATAAGAAAATCCTTCAACCTTATCCGTATCCATAGTAGGAATGTCCCTTGCTTTCatcatttcttttgttctCGTCTCAGAATGTGGTTGCTGAGATCCTACTACTACTCTCCTATCTGAAGCGTGGCCTGGGCCATAACCTTCGAGTTCACTAGCTATCATACCTTTATCACCCTTTGTAGTAATTGACTCACCCACCcaatcaaaattatttccTGGAATATGAGCTTTATTAGTTTCAGACCTAGTTGTCAAGTCTTCGTTTTTCCTAAAGGCATCTGTATCTAATCGCCAGTCAAAACAGTTCCCAGGGAAATATACGGGAATAGATGATTTGCTTTTAGTGTGTCGGTCCTTGTTTCTTTCCTCGTGATTATGGTCGTATTCCCAATCGAAGTTATTAATGCCATTGTCACCAGTTGTTTTTTGATTAGGATCACGTAATCTCTTTTCCATGGCATTTTGTCTCTCTACATCAGCAGTAGTATAAGGTCTTCGCCCTGTTGGTGACACTCCAGCAATAGTTGATGTGGCAAATTGGCGGTCAGAGGTAACCCTTTTGGTGTTTTCCATAGATGTTTTCTTCTGACTCgattcaaatttggaatatgaGGTATCTTCTGTTGGAATAGCTGTACCAAACATCTTGGTCTCAGAaagtcttcttcttgtttcaGCACTAGTTTCTATTGGTTTGTCTGGTGAAGCATTTGCTTTATTTGTAGTAGCAGCTGGGTGAGATTCTACATATGACTCTCCAAGAGGACCATACacttttgaatttgaaattcgTTCTTGAGCCTCGTTTGTAATTTGCTCTGGATTATGGGATATATTTGCACCTCTAGCAGCATCCTCAGTTAAACCAACTGTACCGAGATTTGCTGTGTTGGCTTGTTCAGTGTGGCTATATTGGCTCACTGTAGAAGGTTTCTGTTCTGAAGGATATCTAACAGCACCAGTTCCACTGACATCCTTTTCGTGATGATTATgttggtgatgatgatggtgatgatgatgctcCTTGAAATCATTACTGGGCATAGCAGTACCAGGAATATGAACATTCTCTGTATTTTCGAAACCCGTATCATCAGTCTTTGTAAGTCCTGGGGGGATGTTAGTGGCATACATATCACTTTCGGACAATCTTCTTCTAGTATCAGTGCTAGTTTCTGTGGGTGTGTAATGAGATTCAGTTTTCCCCTTGGCAACACCACAACCTGGAATTCCtgtcttcttttcttggaCATTCTTGGTTTCAGGAATTGGAGGAGTTGGATTATAAACTCCAAACTTAGTCTTACCTTCAGTAATTGGGTgtttttgttgttctttGAAGCCTGTCCCTTTTTCTAGATTAGAAGCACCAATAGTAGCATTACCAAGGACTCCACGATCCgattcatttttattgaCATTAATCGCTTGTGATTTAGAAGTTTCTTCAGCTTCAATTTTCCCTATTTCAGTGATATCAGGTTTATGAGGGATGATTGTATCCTCATGTGTATGTTTCTGGTCCTTATTCAAACCCAAACCCATTgcattcttcaatttttcagtgagagatcttcttcttcctgTCTCTTGTTCAGTGGCAGATGAACTCAACTTGTAATTTGAATCCTCATTGCGCAAATCATGTTGTACCGGCTTGGTGGTGCTAAAGCCTGTCCTTTCATTTCCactttcctcttcttcataaTTCTGGAATGAACCGGGCATATTAGTCTCTCTTGTGTCATGGCCAAATAAATTCTTGTTAAATTGCTTGGGAGTCTCACTATCTTTCCAATCGTGGGCTGGGGCCAACGGATCTTCATTACTTGCGTTGAAAGCATCTACTGGGTATTGTTCGCGTTCTTGATCATATGTGTGTTGGTGTTGTTGTCTTTCAGTTGACGGTTCGGATCCTGTTTGTTTCATTGGATCTAATGTTCTGATATTATTTCTATACATAAAAAACAGTCAAGAGTGGATAAAAACACATGAAGACAAATAGATTGTTAGTATTAGATTCatatatattattgatagtaataataataaaagtTACATTAATTTGATTCTCTTATAGGGTGATGTTTGATAAACGACTAATTcgatttgaagaaatatttaaagagGCAGAAAGTGAGAGGCATTCAATGTTTTGAGCATTGTGAATGCGAAGCTGAGGCagataataaagaagaaaataacaGTGATCAATGAGGATGAGTATTTAATCAACAGATGCTACTCAAATTAATCGGGTGAACTATTAATgtaataaattaaatggaactgaaaaaaaattagatTCTGATAAAgggaaaaagaagaagataaagtAGTTCaggaaaaataaaatgcTGTCAAACTTCCTGTTGAGCAATTACAGTATGCTCTTCTACAGTTCGAATTGGAACCCCTTGTTGCTCCGCAAGCATCGGTTGATCTTGTGGAACCGCATTGACATTATCAGCAGCTACTGTTGTGGTCTTTGCATGTTTACGGATCAATGGGAAACGTACACCACTGGTACCTGAACTAGCTGTTGATTTTTCCGTGTGGTAATCCTCATTGTAGTATGCGTCATTTCTCCTTTTTCTGTTTCGAACACAAGCCACTGTAATAGCAATAGAATTCAGTAATAGTAAAGCGACTGAGGCCCAAAtgaaaccaaaatttttGGCACCCATCTTGGCACTTCTGTTATCATGATGGAAAGTTTTTCTTGCCTTAACGTAGCACCCGGTGTATAAGCAAGCAGCcaatatgatgaagaagaaggcgATCCAAGAGAACGCCATAGCGATATTATCAGTATGGATGTTATTCATAAAAATAGTTAGAGCTTGAGGGACGATAGTAAAAATGGTGAATACCATCCCAATCAGCAACATTGCCCATGCTACCTTAGATAGGTAATAGTAAGTGTTTCTGTTGTTCAAGAAAGATGAGGGCATATTAGGACTTGCACCAAAATTGTCCCTTGGAGAGAATGGCTTAGCTGCACcttttgaagaacaatCGAACGTATTACCATTACTGAACCCACAAAATTCATAATTGTACCACCTTGTGACGGGAGCAGCAGAATTAAACCCATTGGTATCTGCCTGTAACCAATAAAAATTCTTTAGTACACCTCCACTTCTGGCCCCTGATAAAATCAGAAAGAACGTTAACAACCCGGCCCctaagagaaagaaaaaacttAACAAATTAACAAACCTTTTAATTTGCTTACTTTGCATTCTGGATAGTATATTGTATGTGTTTTCTTTTAATCAATATGTATGTAAATGTTAAAGAAACGTAACCTTGTTGGGGCAAGCAAGACAACAATGGGAACTTATAAATGAGAGGAAGCCATCACTGGTCATCTATTTTTATACATTCCCTTGGATGATCCCAGAAAAAGGGGAGAGCCAGATGGACGACATAAACACATTAAAACGATGCTGATTGCTTGGAATATTGAACCCTCTTTTGTTGGACATGTTATTGTCTTCGCTGTCATTCGTTTGACTGAAAAATTCTAGACGCGGCGCAAGACAACAAAGGGAGGAGAATAACAGAAAACAACTCATTGGTCAGTTCATCATCTTGTAAACCATCAATCAATGATTTCCACTAGGGAATGCGTCTCCTGCTTCACCATGCCATGTGAGGAGGTTAAAGGTTTCTTGCTGTCTTTGGCATCCCTGTCATGACGCAACATCATTTGACCCTTCATTTCTTCGAGTGTGTACTCAACCGGGCACCACACTGACACTCCAATGTTCGTGAATAGCTTCAATGTACCCTTAGTAATCTTGAACGAAAACTCCTTCCCAACAAACCCTTTTAGGATATTTAGGttatcttcaatatttattgCATTCTCCGTGGACAGTACTTGCGATTGCGTACTCATCTCAACCAACGGTGGCTCTACACCGGCgttgaaaaaatatcttaTATTCTCACTGGAAAATACTTCAatcttcaatattcttGTCCATTCAATGGCATCTTTCGCAAATGTATCATTCGTTATTGTTAGAGCAAGATATGATGGATGATACTCGACATTAATCAATTTACCAGAGACCCTAAATATTACTGGTTCATCGTCTTGCAAAACGTTCAAAAGGggaatattattgttcTCTTGAATTCTATATGGCGTTGCGTCTATATTTATATCTGGTATACTATCCTGCGTTTCGCCCTCCTTGAAGgatttttcattcattaGACTAGATAGGTTTGCATTGTTATCGTCAGTTTCCAGTTGATgatcattatcattatcatcgtcatcatcgtcatcatctaatATGAGTGATAATTCTCGTTCCTCAGTGGAAGAAGTAACAATTATCTTACCATCTGCTTGTCTTTTATATGGGAAACACTTTACAAAAGAATCAAAACATTTGTCCATATCGTATTCATGAATATTTGTTAGAGCATTTTTATAAATGTGATCTAATATGCTGTATTCTTTCAAACTCAATTCATTGTTTGATGTCAAGATGGGGATGCAAACTCTTGAAATagcattcaatttattagtgaaaaatttcaatttcaatgagATCTTACAAACAATTCCTTTGTTGGTAATATTTTCTCTACcatttaataaatcttttaatGTGGATCCGAATACCTTAGCCACATTtctattaaatatttcaaaatgttcAGGATACATAATAACCCGAAACCCCTGATCACCATTCATTCTCACGATTGGATCAATTAGATAATTACcgaataaatatttttgatcAATAGAATTTGTTGTAAAATCTGTAAAGACTAACGAAACGTATTGagaattttcaaaagtgaCAGAAACCAATAAACCAAACATCGTCACAAATTTAACCTCATGCGGTGACAAtctcaattcttcaaacttAATGACAGAATCATTTTTGGTTCGCTCAAATTGTTGGTTTAAAATcttattcaaatcttcatcttgaTTATTTGCTATCGTTGACGGCAGTAATCGTGGAACCGCTTTCTTTTTCGGTATCTTCGAGGGGAGTAGATCGATATCCTGTAATGTCCATATTGGGGCAAATGCATGTTCTTTGTTATATGCATGAAATGTATCATTCTTCAGCAACTTGAAGGGAAACTTACTTCTTACTATCCTAACTTGAACTTTGTTATTCAAAAGGAAATGATTAAGTTTAGTAAAATCGGTGGTGAATTTACTAAATATTCCTTTCAACTCACTAAATTTAGAGACAAGAACTTCTATACAGTTATAATTAGGAAGCAATTTGATCATTGCTTCATCATTCCCCTCTTTTCCTTCTGTCCACTCATTGggaataaaaaaaaatctgGCTGGAGAAgcatttaaatttgattcaattaGATTTAATGGAATGGAACCAACTAATTTACCTTGAATCTCACATATAGTACCTATATCAACACATCTATAATATTCAGGTTTATTTGCAACTGGTTTACTATTCTTATTTAACTTTCTTAATTTAGGAGATCTTTCAGTGGTGATGCTTTGCCTTGATGTATTTCTTGATAAATGTatagatgaagaatttgcaTCTGACTCTTCAATGGGGTCTATACTATCATGAGAAGGGGAGGTActatcatttgaattttctgTGTTCAAATATTGCGAATTGAAGTCAAATTGAGACgtcatttcattttctctTGTATCTGTAATATGACTTCTAAACAAGGGATTGTTGTTAATGATGGTAGTTTTCTTTCTCGAATTTACCATGGTTTgcttttcttgaataaattgTGCGAACtcattattataattatccaatttaacaaatttaaatcCATTCCTTGATTCATTGTTCAACTTaatcaaattatcaaagattttcaatattgttCTCTGTTCTAACGTGGATTGTAATTGTCTAGCGATCCTTATAGCATTGTTTAAGTCAATCGGTTTAATATCATCCAAGAACAGACTGTATTTGTCATCCTTTCCAATATAGATTACTTTacaattaatgaaacatAGTCTATCcaattgaatttcatcaatgaaaaatggaTCTGATAAAGTTCTCAATTCAGGAATCTCAAAATCGAAAAATTGACAAAGTAATGATATTGTCATCTGCGCTAATCTTTTAGCATTTTCATCAGAGCATCTTAATTTGACACGATATGGACTAATGacgttattattatcaaaatcacTTAATTCCAAGATGAAGTTCTTCCCATTGTATTTGATACCGGTCAgcaaagaaacaaatcttaatgaaatttgtttGGAATCAGGAAACCTCTGGAATTGAGAGGGTGAAGTAATAAAGACGCAAGACTCAGACATGATGGATATGTCCTACTGTCTTCAAGATAGACGTGATTTCGTTGGAATATGTATTTTCTCAACTATTTCAGAAATCGAtggtttcaaaaatgtAAACAATGTAAACGcgttattgaaaaattattgccTCAATTACTCGTAGCTTTACATATTACACCACTCTACCCAACTTGAACAAGACCAATTTCCATGAAGATTGTATTACAAAAGGTTAGCCAGGCCTCCGTCACAGTTGATTCGAAGATAATTTCAAGGTATGTTATGATGAACTGTGTTTCCACTTCAAGAATGCGCCTGGATGACTAACATAGTTGGAATGGATTCATAACTGGATCATAATTCCTATACACTTAGTATTAAACTTGGTTATATGCTCTTAGTAGGTATTTCCATCGAAGACACTAAGGAAGATGTTGATAAGTTAGCAAGAAAAGTTGtaaatttaagaatttttgaagatgagcaagataatttttggaaacaGAGTATTAAGGATGTGAAGGGTCAAATCCTATCCATTTCACAGTTTACACTTTATGCAAAGACAAAGAAGGGAACCAAACCCGATTTCCATATGGCTCAAAAGGGGCATATTGCCAAAGAACTTTATGATGATTTCTTACAGGTGATGAGAAATGAATTGGGGGACGAGAATGTGCAAGACGGTCAATTTGGGGCCATGATGAGTTGCTCCTTGACCAATGAGGGTCCTGTGACTATCATTTTAGATAGTAAGAATTAGTTAGATAGAGAAACATACATTGTAGATAAATACACGAAGCTTATAACATCAACATCCGTGCATGAACTTTAAAGGGCAAATAATACCAAGAGTCAAGAACAAACGTCAATCAGCCGCGTAATACAGTAAACACTCCTTAATGATAAGGAGAAAGATACAAGGTTAATCTGGACGCTAAGGGGAAACATATAACCAGATGCTATCCTCAAAGACAATCAGGAGAATGTATCCCTTTTCATCTTGATCATACATCATGATGTTATTGATATCTCTATATTATTGGTTGGCCTATTGATTAGTCAATCAATATATATAGAGACCCATTTGGGGATCTCTACAACCACCAAGATTCCTCCCAAGACTCCATCGATCTATCCAACAAGAAAACTGAAGTAATGAATACGAACGAAAATACAACGTATCAAGACCCAAACGTCAATACAAACCCTAACTATCAACACACAGAAACATATAATTCTGCTAATACTGGAGGGAACCCCAATATCAACTATAATGCTGGTGTCAATCAACCTTCTTATGGTAGGCAAACTGCAGTTACTACAGGTAGGAGATCTTGGACAGAAGCCATGTGGTGTACCACTACCTTAAGAATTTTGGAATTCGCATCTTCTGTTCTTGTATTTGCCTTATTATCATTTGCCATTCATGATTATCACGATCATGGTAATCATAAGACCAATTTCGGTTTGGCTGTCGGTGTTATATCTACATT
Coding sequences within:
- the HBT1 gene encoding Hbt1p (ancestral locus Anc_2.54), coding for MYRNNIRTLDPMKQTGSEPSTERQQHQHTYDQEREQYPVDAFNASNEDPLAPAHDWKDSETPKQFNKNLFGHDTRETNMPGSFQNYEEEESGNERTGFSTTKPVQHDLRNEDSNYKLSSSATEQETGRRRSLTEKLKNAMGLGLNKDQKHTHEDTIIPHKPDITEIGKIEAEETSKSQAINVNKNESDRGVLGNATIGASNLEKGTGFKEQQKHPITEGKTKFGVYNPTPPIPETKNVQEKKTGIPGCGVAKGKTESHYTPTETSTDTRRRLSESDMYATNIPPGLTKTDDTGFENTENVHIPGTAMPSNDFKEHHHHHHHHQHNHHEKDVSGTGAVRYPSEQKPSTVSQYSHTEQANTANLGTVGLTEDAARGANISHNPEQITNEAQERISNSKVYGPLGESYVESHPAATTNKANASPDKPIETSAETRRRLSETKMFGTAIPTEDTSYSKFESSQKKTSMENTKRVTSDRQFATSTIAGVSPTGRRPYTTADVERQNAMEKRLRDPNQKTTGDNGINNFDWEYDHNHEERNKDRHTKSKSSIPVYFPGNCFDWRLDTDAFRKNEDLTTRSETNKAHIPGNNFDWVGESITTKGDKGMIASELEGYGPGHASDRRVVVGSQQPHSETRTKEMMKARDIPTMDTDKVEGFSYHNVEPIRTDVNEGAASSFDYDKSKEFQQSQRNTSEGIDKDSAYSSNKSTGIAGGISAGIAAIGGVLNMSSTKTKGSHEQDQNEGMDKRFNYEITKDIPTEVGKVGTSDVSQAIPGSYAADVDNSQLTAPLLRKEAKEEPTYFDDDIGTYNDIDGVNKQVNNGLPKFATSSSNGAQVSTIKSEPQHRPNTEVHNKKSINTYEWAPNDNAPSNVASNGFSRNQYEGESIADTQRTIFEGQGVHDNDSRYSSPRAESSGQQQPLLESKGRGTGMDKMKREQFTRSEPPETQQTATGHTANDGGAYNLGSSGAGIYSQTIGNSPSLVDPSKPTYGFKEGQAANATSYTTTAPSGDATRKKSFGSTTSSGAYSSGEERFGTETTTASRKDAVPRSQQRRRSSDVAADNTRRDSKGGFLRRVSVGIMNQLPKPKM
- the DTD1 gene encoding D-tyrosyl-tRNA(Tyr) deacylase (ancestral locus Anc_2.59), producing the protein MLLVGISIEDTKEDVDKLARKVVNLRIFEDEQDNFWKQSIKDVKGQILSISQFTLYAKTKKGTKPDFHMAQKGHIAKELYDDFLQVMRNELGDENVQDGQFGAMMSCSLTNEGPVTIILDSKN
- the CDC13 gene encoding telomere-binding protein CDC13 (ancestral locus Anc_2.56) — translated: MSESCVFITSPSQFQRFPDSKQISLRFVSLLTGIKYNGKNFILELSDFDNNNVISPYRVKLRCSDENAKRLAQMTISLLCQFFDFEIPELRTLSDPFFIDEIQLDRLCFINCKVIYIGKDDKYSLFLDDIKPIDLNNAIRIARQLQSTLEQRTILKIFDNLIKLNNESRNGFKFVKLDNYNNEFAQFIQEKQTMVNSRKKTTIINNNPLFRSHITDTRENEMTSQFDFNSQYLNTENSNDSTSPSHDSIDPIEESDANSSSIHLSRNTSRQSITTERSPKLRKLNKNSKPVANKPEYYRCVDIGTICEIQGKLVGSIPLNLIESNLNASPARFFFIPNEWTEGKEGNDEAMIKLLPNYNCIEVLVSKFSELKGIFSKFTTDFTKLNHFLLNNKVQVRIVRSKFPFKLLKNDTFHAYNKEHAFAPIWTLQDIDLLPSKIPKKKAVPRLLPSTIANNQDEDLNKILNQQFERTKNDSVIKFEELRLSPHEVKFVTMFGLLVSVTFENSQYVSLVFTDFTTNSIDQKYLFGNYLIDPIVRMNGDQGFRVIMYPEHFEIFNRNVAKVFGSTLKDLLNGRENITNKGIVCKISLKLKFFTNKLNAISRVCIPILTSNNELSLKEYSILDHIYKNALTNIHEYDMDKCFDSFVKCFPYKRQADGKIIVTSSTEERELSLILDDDDDDDDNDNDHQLETDDNNANLSSLMNEKSFKEGETQDSIPDINIDATPYRIQENNNIPLLNVLQDDEPVIFRVSGKLINVEYHPSYLALTITNDTFAKDAIEWTRILKIEVFSSENIRYFFNAGVEPPLVEMSTQSQVLSTENAINIEDNLNILKGFVGKEFSFKITKGTLKLFTNIGVSVWCPVEYTLEEMKGQMMLRHDRDAKDSKKPLTSSHGMVKQETHSLVEIID
- the FMP45 gene encoding Fmp45p (ancestral locus Anc_2.55), translated to MQSKQIKRFVNLLSFFFLLGAGLLTFFLILSGARSGGVLKNFYWLQADTNGFNSAAPVTRWYNYEFCGFSNGNTFDCSSKGAAKPFSPRDNFGASPNMPSSFLNNRNTYYYLSKVAWAMLLIGMVFTIFTIVPQALTIFMNNIHTDNIAMAFSWIAFFFIILAACLYTGCYVKARKTFHHDNRSAKMGAKNFGFIWASVALLLLNSIAITVACVRNRKRRNDAYYNEDYHTEKSTASSGTSGVRFPLIRKHAKTTTVAADNVNAVPQDQPMLAEQQGVPIRTVEEHTVIAQQEV